Proteins from a single region of Ochotona princeps isolate mOchPri1 chromosome 27, mOchPri1.hap1, whole genome shotgun sequence:
- the C27H12orf71 gene encoding uncharacterized protein C12orf71 homolog isoform X2 produces MAYSQPISDYSDAEDDVSESKSNMSLSTGYFPCEDDCYSGSTSCTDTSSVGSSVHLLPPIQGTWQTESTRRRMLRRDQVPDNPEQFCKLSIATAWDMDVDSDPEDKTDWVLSGEQQWTDQCPVESTKRTLSKLGDLMQKLEKLLENSKDDEDKDSVFPAPTEEEDSQGSSASPHLARVSPQEHNSSQDWPRLKGSEEKDATRSPESSLRLKEDELAQREAQVTDSRRTSLSLEQPEMEGTPRGAHTFFCLHFGRIFHWLRQQLFTPLLRRDQPAKVAGSPQQKAPRKRHCCRSKRIQPQDFLEEGPCAPLDVLSAPVVQAP; encoded by the exons ATGGCGTACTCCCAGCCCATCAGTGACTACAGTGACGCAGAAGACGACGTCTCAGAATCCAAGTCCAACATGAGCCTCTCTACAGGGTACTTCCCTTGTGAGGACGACTGCTACTCAGGGAGCACCTCCTGCACGGACACGTCTTCCGTGGGTTCTTccgtgcacctgctgcctcccattcaGGGGACGTGGCAGACGGAAAGCACCAGGAGACGCATGCTGAGACGAGACCAAGTCCCCGACAACCCTGAGCAGTTCTGCAAGCTGAGCATTGCTACGGCCTGGGACATGGATGTGGACTCTGACCCTGAAGACAAAACAGACTGGGTTCTAAGTGGTGAGCAGCAGTGGACAGACCAGTGTCCAGTAGAGAGTACAAAACGGACTCTCAGCAAACTGGGGGATCTCATGCAAAagctggagaagctcctggaaaaTAGTAAAGACGATGAAGATAAGGACTCGGTATTCCCCGCGCCTACTGAGGAGGAAGATTCCCAGGGGTCCAGCGCCTCCCCACACCTGGCTCGAGTCAGTCCTCAGGAACACAACTCCAGCCAAGACTGGCCCAGACTCAAAGGATCAGAAGAGAAAGATGCCACTCGATCCCCAGAGAGTTCTCTAAGGCTTAAGGAAGATGAACTTGCTCAG AGGGAGGCCCAGGTGACCGACAGCCGAAGGACAAGCCTCTCACTGGAGCAGCCAGAGATGGAGGGCACGCCCCGCGGTGCCCACACCTTCTTCTGCCTGCACTTCGGGAGGATCTTCCACTGGCTGAGGCAGCAGCTCTTCACCCCTCTGCTGAGGCGAGACCAGCCCGCCAAGGTCGCTGGGAGCCCCCAGCAGAAGGCACCGAGGAAAAGACACTGCTGTAGAAGCAAGCGAATCCAACCTCAAGACTTCCTCGAAGAAGGCCCCTGCGCACCCCTCGACGTTCTGTCAGCTCCTGTTGTACAAGCTCCATAG
- the C27H12orf71 gene encoding uncharacterized protein C12orf71 homolog isoform X1 has protein sequence MAYSQPISDYSDAEDDVSESKSNMSLSTGYFPCEDDCYSGSTSCTDTSSVGSSVHLLPPIQGTWQTESTRRRMLRRDQVPDNPEQFCKLSIATAWDMDVDSDPEDKTDWVLSGEQQWTDQCPVESTKRTLSKLGDLMQKLEKLLENSKDDEDKDSVFPAPTEEEDSQGSSASPHLARVSPQEHNSSQDWPRLKGSEEKDATRSPESSLRLKEDELAQQREAQVTDSRRTSLSLEQPEMEGTPRGAHTFFCLHFGRIFHWLRQQLFTPLLRRDQPAKVAGSPQQKAPRKRHCCRSKRIQPQDFLEEGPCAPLDVLSAPVVQAP, from the exons ATGGCGTACTCCCAGCCCATCAGTGACTACAGTGACGCAGAAGACGACGTCTCAGAATCCAAGTCCAACATGAGCCTCTCTACAGGGTACTTCCCTTGTGAGGACGACTGCTACTCAGGGAGCACCTCCTGCACGGACACGTCTTCCGTGGGTTCTTccgtgcacctgctgcctcccattcaGGGGACGTGGCAGACGGAAAGCACCAGGAGACGCATGCTGAGACGAGACCAAGTCCCCGACAACCCTGAGCAGTTCTGCAAGCTGAGCATTGCTACGGCCTGGGACATGGATGTGGACTCTGACCCTGAAGACAAAACAGACTGGGTTCTAAGTGGTGAGCAGCAGTGGACAGACCAGTGTCCAGTAGAGAGTACAAAACGGACTCTCAGCAAACTGGGGGATCTCATGCAAAagctggagaagctcctggaaaaTAGTAAAGACGATGAAGATAAGGACTCGGTATTCCCCGCGCCTACTGAGGAGGAAGATTCCCAGGGGTCCAGCGCCTCCCCACACCTGGCTCGAGTCAGTCCTCAGGAACACAACTCCAGCCAAGACTGGCCCAGACTCAAAGGATCAGAAGAGAAAGATGCCACTCGATCCCCAGAGAGTTCTCTAAGGCTTAAGGAAGATGAACTTGCTCAG CAGAGGGAGGCCCAGGTGACCGACAGCCGAAGGACAAGCCTCTCACTGGAGCAGCCAGAGATGGAGGGCACGCCCCGCGGTGCCCACACCTTCTTCTGCCTGCACTTCGGGAGGATCTTCCACTGGCTGAGGCAGCAGCTCTTCACCCCTCTGCTGAGGCGAGACCAGCCCGCCAAGGTCGCTGGGAGCCCCCAGCAGAAGGCACCGAGGAAAAGACACTGCTGTAGAAGCAAGCGAATCCAACCTCAAGACTTCCTCGAAGAAGGCCCCTGCGCACCCCTCGACGTTCTGTCAGCTCCTGTTGTACAAGCTCCATAG